The DNA window ATGTGTCTTTTGATCTAGCTTTCGCAATTGATATATAAACTTAATTCTTCTTAAGATAACCAAGCAGAGAGTCAGCTGACTGGTTAGAGTGGGTGTTGTCCACACATGTGGTCTCAGGTTCGATTCCTGGCCCTGGCGTCTCGCAACTTTTTTTTGCATATTACCCACGCAGGTTCAATGCAACAATCACCTAGCAATAATGGGACCCACTGTGTACACATGGCATTAATGAAGTCCAACTCAGCAAGAAATGTGACGATACATGTAATTGTCATAAAAAAATGTAACAATTTTAAAATCAGTTAGTTTATGACATTTTGATCAAATAGTTAATGACGTATACTTTTTTACGTCACAACCCAAAATGATTCGTCATAAACAGAGTTAGTTTGTGACAAATCTTACATCGTCACTAGCAAAAATGTCATAGAAAGTCACATTTCTTGTAGTGTGTGAAATAAATGAAGAAACATTTGATGATGTTGATGCAAATACAATGGATGATGAACTTGGCTCTGAGGATGAATTTGGTGAATTGCCCAAAAAGAAAGGTTCCAGGGGAGTCAATTTCACGATTGATGAGGATGAGACACTTGTGAGGGCGTGGGAGGCCATTGCTCTTGATCCTATCACTGGGGATGAGCAACCTGGAGCAACATATTGGAAGCACATACATTATCACTTTCAGCGCAACAACAAGAGTGGTGTATTTCGGTCTTAGGTTTCTCTCACTCATTGATGGCAAACAATGCAAACTTCTTGCAGCAAGTGGGCATCATCATTGGACCAAGTTGATCGTCTCAATCCAAGTGGTGCAAGTGCTCAAGATAAGGTGATTTTTCTGACTATTGATTTGTTCACATGGATTTGCCTTGCACCATTTTCGGGCCTTGCTTTATTTGTTCTAATGGATTTGCCTTGCTGGTAAACATTGCTCAAAAATTGTACAAGGGCAAGCCTAAGAAGAAGGGTGGAAAGCCAGGGAAGGCCTTTGCCTTGCACCATTGTTGGGTCTTGCTTGAGCATCATGAGAAGTGGAGGACAAGAAACAATGACATGCCAACCAAAAGTAAGAAATAAAGCAACTCTTGCTCTCCAAACGAGGATGCCTATGTGGGCAATGACCTTGATGACTCTGGTGATGGGAACTCTGATGGAAGACGCCCCACTCCTAGTTCAGCACCATCAAACAAGAGGTTCAGCACCATCAAATAAGAGGCCACCTGGTAGAAAGGCAGTGAAGGAGAAGTTGAAGAAAGGAGGTGACAGTACATGCAAGGAGTCTTTGTACACCATGATGGCAACTAGGAAGGAAATTGCTGCTGAGAGGAAATAATTTAAGACTACAAGGTGGCTGGATATCAAAGAAATGGAGGAGAGGAGGGCGGCAGCGGAGGAGAGGAGGGCAGCAGTTGAGGAGAGGAGGGTGGTTGCTGAGGAGGCGGCCAAGAGGCTAGAACAAGAGCAAAAGATCATGTTCATGGATACAACTCATCTCGATGCAAAAGGAAGAGCATATGTTGAGCTTATGCGTGATCAAATCTTGGCGGCAAGATCCATGGGAGGATTCAACATGGGAGGCTTCATGGGTGGATTTGGTGGCAATGAGACCTCTTCTGTCAGTGGTGGCCATGGTGGTTATGGTGGTTTTGGTGGCAATGGTGGCAATGGGACCTCTTCTGTCATTGGTGGCAATGGTGGCATTGAGACCTCTACTGACATTGTTGATGATATTGGTGGTGATGAAAGTGAAGAACACAATTGATGCATGATGTGTGCTGTTGGTTGAACTTGCATTTTGCAATTTATTTGCATCATTTGGATTAACTATGTGCCGAATTTGAATTTTAGAATTATGTAATTCTTAATGTCGTGGACTTGTGTTTTATGTATGATCATTTCGTTGAACAATATCATTGAACTCATTTGCAGTTCACTTGTGGCATGGCAAAATAAATTTAGGTATCTAGAtttaccaaatctgctaggaaGGAGCACAAAAGCCATACGCAAATCTTATCTCTCCTATACCTACAAGCAAGTTTAGGTATCCAGTTTTACCAAatctgctggagatgctctGATTACAGTTAAGTATATATGTTGAACTGATTGACACCAACAAATGATGAATTCAATTTTTCTTGCGCCCTAAACTGCTGCGCTTAAGTTAGCTTCTGCAATTCTGACAAAGCTCCAATAATGCTTCATTGAGAGTTCCGACTAGTTAAGGTTCGGGTTTGGGGAGTTAGCTAGGCTTCAGGATTGGAGGTTCACCGGAGTCCGGTGGACTTAGAAGAAGGTTTCAGGGGTGTCAGGATGGCCCCATTATGGTCGGTTGACGGACGATGGAAGGTGGAAAGGGCTAGGGCGAACCGACAGAAGAGGTGGGGGCTGCCTCATCGGGCTAAACGTGGTCCTCTGCCAAAACCGTAGCCCGCGGAGAGGGGTGGATGGCCAAACAATTCTATAAATGAAGACTAATTTACGAGAttaatctattaagcctaattaatatATCATTAgaacatatttactgtagcacaacattatcaaatcatggactaattaggctcaatggattcgtctcacgaattagtctccatttatgcaattggttttgtaattagcctatatttaatacttctaattagtgtccaaacatccgatgtgataTGGACTAAAGTTTCGTCCGGAGTATCAAATACCCCCTTAATTTATCCTTGTATATGCATCAAATAAACCCGAATTACCGAGATGAGTGGAAGCTTCTTGAAACAAATCCATATCAGAAATGAATCAACAGATTCACTAAACCTGCTTTTGCAACATGCTTCTGATAAAATGGTTTTCATTAATGGACGAAGAGCTCATAAAATAAACAAGTTAAAAAAAACATGGCCCTGCGTGCACTGCCTTTGACTCCTCTCTGTTTTTATCAGACTGCTCTGTGCATTTGACCACTACCAGTCTTGATCGAGCAATTACGTGAAGCTGAATGCTGACATGATCATGATTCATGCCGATTCACTACTCACTGAGATGACAAGCCTGTCGCTCAGTCGTAGGAGGCAAACTTGACGCCCATCACATTACCATCTCTTCGTGTACAaactttattttatttttatatttttagaCGCTCACTGTTCTGCAGTGAAAGGTCACTTCGACGATATAAGCTACCTTCTCCCAATTGTGCATATATAGTTGTATCCAAATCTTAATTTTCTCCGATACCTCAGTGGACAAAACCCCATTTTTTACTGGAAGCAACCAGTAGAGAAGGCTCAATTATGAGTCACTCACAGAATTATGAATTCTTTCTATACCATTGAAATTTTAACTCATCCCATATATGCCATTAAAAATTATACGATCCTTTCGTTGCCACCAGTTTTCTATTTTTGATCCCTCAAATGCCATCACCGTTAATTTTATACCGAGCCTGAGACTTGCGCCGTTAGCTAGGACAGCTCCGGCGTCCCGTCCATCAAAGAAGCAACACACATACGTTCAATCCACCTTCGGTAGCTGCATTGTGCGTGGGTCCCATAGTCCTGTAAAGAAAATTCCTCCTCTCTGCTCTCTTCTGAGCAGCCTGAGAAGATTTTGGTTGCTCTCCATCTCCCTCCCGTGGTGGCACCGTGGCAGAGCCCGTGAGCGCGGCGCTGCGGAGCCTCGAGGTGGAGGCGCGCCCGCGTTACCGCCGGTGCTGCAACCGCTCGTGGGCGCTTGCACGCCGGGCTGGTTGGGTAAGGTGCTGGCCCGTGGTGCTCATGCTCGTGCTAAGCAAAGCAAGAGGGAGCGCCGCCTCCCAGCCCCGCGTCGTCGCTCCCCGGCCCTGTACCGTGGCACGGCGCGCGGCTCATGGACGCGGCAGAGCGGTGGCCCTCCATGGCTGGGAAGTTGGCGATCTTGGGCAGGAGGCCAGCATCCATGGCCTCCGTCACTCGCCGGCCTCGCCCACcgtgccgccacggccgcgAGCTGCCAGTCTTGCCTCGGAGCATGTCGGCCTGCGAGTCTTCCAAATCGCGTCTTCCCCTCTAGCTTGAAAGTTTCTCATCGGTCAAAAGCACAAGGCTAGCGACCACCAGGTCGGATCATTTTCTGTTGTCCAGTGGCTTCTATTAGTAGCATACGAGTTTGATTTGGATGACAACGAGCTCGATTTCATGCATTGGAGATTCCGTTTTGGATCCGTTCCTTGGAATCTGACCGAGCTCTTCTTTGTGGCACAACGCAGGCACGTTCGGCGGCGGCCATGCGCCCACCACGCCCTTCTTGCGTCCCTCGTTCAACGAGCATGTAGCTGGAACGCCTGAAGCCAGGATGCCGGCGTCGCGGCCTTGGACGGCATCGTCGctggtccgccgccgccgcagcggtCACGGCGTTGGGGCACGAGGACGGAGATACTAACGGtggaaattttttttgagcTGCACTAACGGGTGAATTTAACAGAGTGGCATACAGCGGATTAGAAATAAAATTCGATGGTAGTAAAGGAATCACTAAATTTGCAGTGGTATATAAAGTATGGCTGTAAATTTGAATGGCATACAAGAAATTTACTCTAAAATTATTAAGATCTGAAGGAAGCTACCAACATATTCAGAACATGTCACCCCTGTCATGACCATTAAAGCCTTTATGCGAGACTGGGACGAAAAGGGAATGGATTGCTTGCTTTAGCTTCAGTTCACGTATTGTCAGAAGCTAAAAGTGCCATCTCAGCTACTCCCTCCATCTcaaaaaataaattattttaggAAGTTTATGACAGATTAACATAGATGTAAAATGAATTTGCTTGCCTCTTTTTATTAGCCATATTTGCTGACTGATTATTGCACGCACATGCACCCAGTAAATAGCGTAAAATAACTTGCTTTTTAGATAATTTTAAATCATAGAATGACTTGTTTTTCAGATAGAGAGAGTACACCACATGGACCATAGTCTAGATCAGCATCTTCCTCAATCACTGGTAGATTGACGTTTGACAGAGCACCAAGTCAAAATAAACTCATCATGAGGAATTGTTAGAATTTGGGTCAACAAGGGAACCTGCAAAACAGACAAAAAGAATATGAATTAAAACCTAATCTTGGCTTAAAATTAGTTCATTCGGTTGCTAAAGAAAAAAGGAGATATACAAGGGAAAAAAATACTTGCTGAAAGTgtcagggcctgtttggatcggCCAAAGTTGGGTACTAAACTTTATCACACGTTAGCACTTATACCTTTGCTAAAATTTTGAAATCTTAGATAAAATTTAGCTCATTCCATTAGCACTCCCATTTGGATGGAGTATGCTAAATTTAGCACTTTAGGGCattagcacttggatccaaacatcccCTTAGTCATAAGGGATGATATGAAGTTCAAATCACCAGAAAGGCCATAAACTAGACCCAATGCACTGATGAACACAGGGGCAACTGTTATCATGGCAATCAGAAGTGAGTTTTTGTTTCCTTCCAAATTCAGTCTTCAGCAAATTGACAACATTGTTTATATCGACCGCTTAATTAGTGACTCAATATTACATATGACCTACTCTATTTCATTTATGATAAATCATGTGCTGTCAACTTATGATAGAAAGTTCTTTTCTTTCATCCTACAAATGGAATCAACTGGATGAGAAGATCATTTCTTTAAATTCAAGAACAACTAATTTCATTACAGTCTGAGATTGTGACAGTATGCCTCCAGTTCTAGAGAGCTCCTGTACTGAGATAGAAATTCCTTAAGATGCCAGCTTCCAAGAGCATTATATTTAGCAGCATGTAGTAGCGAATTAAAGAGTTGGCCTAGCTACTAAACTTCTTCGATAAAAATGATGATTGTAGCTTCACCAAAAATAAAAAACGTTTCACACAGTATTCACTTAACCCAATTTCATGAAACATCCAAGCATGGAAAAGACCAGTGATATGGTATAGCATGTAAACAACATGTCCAAGATGTCCGTTTTTATTATGAAACAGCATGGTACAGCAACTACTGATCTCTTGCTAGTTATCATGCAGAAGAAAAGGAAATCCCACAAAGTATTCTTTTTTTCTTCCATCAACAGCATAAAGAACTGACATCTTGAAATATAGGTTACACGTTTTTCTAAAAAGAAACAGCATGATGGTTCACACTGTAAGCAGACGAAGTGAGCAAGGCCACTCTAGAGGACCAATAGGAAAGAAACAGAAGCCCATCTTTATAGTCGGATGCTCAACAACCTGACATCTTCATGCAAACTACCAAAGGCCACATCCATAAAGATACCAAACTGACCACGAAAGAGTAAACGCTAATGTAGATACTAAAGTAGATACATGTATTGCTGAGCAGCATGGTTGTTCAGAATTCCGAATCAGTAGACAAAGGTTATGAAAAAAACAAACAGGTGCTCGTTATTACTTTGCAAAGAATCTTTCTGAAAACATAAACACAAGCATAAATATGAATCACAGCATGCAGAACATAAAATGGGCATCAGCCAGCAAAACTTTAGCATCACATACAGCAGTAAGATTACCAAGGAAAACATTGTACTATCTCATGGTACAATCTGATACAACAGACTTGGCGAGGGGAACACAGACAAACAAACAAAGTCTTAACAGCATTGCTAATATGAAACCAAGAATGCTATGTATGTATACAATTTTGGCAGAATAAC is part of the Panicum hallii strain FIL2 chromosome 2, PHallii_v3.1, whole genome shotgun sequence genome and encodes:
- the LOC112881013 gene encoding uncharacterized protein LOC112881013; the encoded protein is MEERRAAAEERRAAVEERRVVAEEAAKRLEQEQKIMFMDTTHLDAKGRAYVELMRDQILAARSMGGFNMGGFMGGFGGNETSSVSGGHGGYGGFGGNGGNGTSSVIGGNGGIETSTDIVDDIGGDESEEHN